The DNA window CCGATCGCCTGCTATGTTTGGGGCATCAGCTAAGTACGCATCCTCTTGGTTACCCATCAATTCTCCTTTAATTTAATAGTTCGTTTTTTAACTTTAAGTAATATTGCACGAACAACAATATCGACTATCCAGAACATAAGCACTAAAGCTAGAAAATTATCTTTATCAAATAGCGACAACAATGCTGCGATATTGCCTAATACTAGTGAGACCCACGAGCGTGTAATTGCAAAGCCGGCAGTAAGCAGTTGATGTCCACCACCACGTATTACTGGGCCGAGATATGCCAGAGACGATATAAGTATTTGTGCAAAACCACCAATCACTAATGCCTGTAATACTTTACGGTTTACTCCCAATTCAACTGTTGAAATTCCTAAAGTAATAGTCATAGCAATCCACCAAATAATTCCGGTCATCAATTGTAAGATACGTGGCTCCATCCATCGTGAATTATTCTTTAAATTTATTGGTAACATTATCAAAACCAATAATATACCCAATGCATAAGTACAAAATCCTATTGTTACAAGCTTAGCTTGTTTAAGTATTTCACCATTTACTGCAATAACAACAGCAGATGAAAGTATAAATAGTGTTATGCGTTTTAGCGATGTTGTCGCTCGTGGCGACATTTTACTACGCACCTGGGTAGCAATAAAATATGGAAGTGTTCCAGCGATGACAATTCCGACGAGTCCGAATAAGTTTAAGATCAAATGAGCACCGCGAAGTTCTATAGAGAGTTCACCACCACGGTTAAGACCGAGTATTAAACCTATTGTCATACCTATTGCTCCAGCGACTATAGCTACAATATATGCTTCAATAGCTTGAGCAAATCTTTTAGTGACAGCGTGTTTAAGTATCCACAGCAAAATAGATGCCAACAATAACACCGCAAATATAACAATTAACCCACCAAAAATTATCATCCATGACTGCTTTATTTCTCGACCTAATACAAGAAAAACTGCACCAAATGCAATTCCCCATCGTTGTAAAATAACAATAATTGATGAAGGTGGAGGTGAAGTGGACCAACTTACAGCTAACATTTGTGTCGTTGTTGATATTGCACTTAACAGTGAGCCTATTAGAAATAAGTGTAGAGGGACCCACCAACTAGTACCAATTCCTAAAATACCAATAAATAATGAAATTATTAAAAAACAAAGTGCTACAAATAGACCTTTGCGTGTTTCGGAGTGGATCTTGGTGATTCGCCCAGGTGAACCTTTGCTAGTTGGCTCACTGATTGAAGATTTCTCGTTTTCGGGACTAGAATTTACAGGTTGAGTCATAACTTCCTACCCCTCAGATCATCGCCCACTATTATTTCTAGTATACACTGTGATAAAGTTATAGGGTAAATAGAAGGAGATTAAATGTCTGATGTTGTAAACGAGATCGTTAATAGAGAGTACGCATATGGTTTTCATAGCAACCTCGAAACCGACTTGGCCCCGAAGGGTTTAAACGAAGATGTTGTTAGGCTAATCTCAGCTAAAAAAAATGAACCAGAGTGGCTTTTAGAATGGCGACTAGGCGCATTGGCGCACTTTATGACATTAGAAGAACCCAATTGGCCAAACCTGTCTTTTCCTCCTATTGATTATCAAGATATGCATTATTGGGCTGCTCCAAAGACCAAAGCAAAGTTAAATAGCCTTGATGAGGTTGACCCAGAAATTCGAGCAACTTTTGATAAATTGGGAATTTCAGTTACTGAGCAAAAGCGTCTTTCAAATGTAGCAGTAGATACAATTTTAGATTCAGTATCAGTCGCAACTACTTTTAAATCTACATTAGCTAAAGTAGGCGTTATATTCTGCTCATTTTCCGAAGCAGTAAAAGAACATCCTGAACTCGTAAAAAAATATTTAGGGACAGTAGTTGGCTATCGTGACAATTTTTTTGCAACATTAAATTCCGCGGTATTTTCTGATGGATCATTTTGCTTTATCCCAGCGGGGGTTAAATGTCCGATGGAATTATCAACATATTTCCGCATTAATGCTGCAGAGACTGGCCAGTTCGAACGTACATTAATAATCGCCGAAGAAGGTGCCAGTGTTAGCTATCTTGAAGGGTGCACTGCACCTATGCGTGACGAAAACCAATTACACGCTGCTGTTGTTGAGTTAATTGCACTTGATGATGCAAATATTAAATACTCAACTGTCCAGAACTGGTATCCAGGCGATGAAAACGGCAAAGGTGGTATCTATAATTTCGTTACTAAACGTGGAAGTTGTACTGGAGCGCGCTCAAAAATTTCTTGGACACAAGTCGAGACTGGGTCAGCAATTACATGGAAATATCCGAGCGTAATTTTAAAAGGCGACGATTCAGTAGGCGAGTTTTATTCAGTTGCAGTTACAACTAATTACCAGCAAGCAGATACTGGAACAAAAATGATCCACATAGGTAAAAATACTAAAAGTACAATTTTATCTAAAGGAATTTCTGCTGGACATGCCCAAAATACTTATCGAGGTTTGGTAAAAATTCTTCGTAGTGCAACAGGTGCACGAAATCATACTCAATGCGATTCTCTACTCTTAGGTCCTGATTGTGGTGCACACACATTTCCTTATGTAGAAGTAAAAAATGACACTGCTCAGGTCGAGCACGAAGCAACAACATCAAAGATCAGCGACGACCAGCTTTTCTATTGCCGCCAACGCGGACTAACCGAGGAGGACGCATCAACAATGATTGTAAATGGATTCTGTAGAGAAGTATTCGACGAACTGCCAATGGAATATGCAGTGGAAGCACAGGCACTAATGCAAGTTAGCCTAGAAGGGTCAGTAGGATAATGTTACATATAGAAAATCTACACGTAGGTGTTGGAGATAAAGTAATTCTTGATGGATTCAGCCTTGATATTCCAGATGGTGAAGTTCATGTAATCATGGGACCTAATGGGTCTGGAAAAACAACACTATCTAATGTACTTACAGGACGCGAAGGTTACGAAGTATCAGGTACAGCCACTTTTGATGGCATAGATCTTTTGCCACTTGCACCTGAAGAAAGAGCGGCTGCTGGTATATTTTTGGCTTTTCAACATCCAGTAGAAATTCCTGGTGTTGGAAACATGTATTTTCTCCGAACTGCAGTTAACACTGTAAGAAAAAACCGCGGGCTTGAAGAGATTAGCGCTATGGAATTTTTAAATTTTGCAAAAGAACATATGGCAAAACTTGAAATGGATCCAGCTTTTCTTAGTCGTTCAGTTAATACTGGATTTTCTGGCGGTGAGAAAAAGCGTAACGAGATTTTACAAATGTCGATGCTTGAACCACGTTTAGCAATCCTCGATGAAACCGATTCTGGTCTTGACATCGATGCACTTCGAATAGTTGCATTAGGAATTGAACGTCTGCGCAACCCTGAACGATCGATGTTGATCATTACTCATCATCGAAAACTTCTAGATACTGTACGTCCTGATTATATTCATGTTTTAAGTGGCGGAAAAATTGTCCGCTCCGGCGGAATTGAACTGGCAGATGAGCTAGAGATCCAAGGCTACAGTTCAATTGCAGATAAGGTGACGCAATGACCAATACAGCTACACTAATTGGCGCGCCTAGTTCCAAGGAAGAAGCTTGGCGATATACTCCGGTTAAAGATATTGCTACTCGCGTTCAAAATGCAACAAGCGCTCGACGTTCAAGTATTAGCTCAATCACAAAACCAGAATTCGATTCACTCATAGGCAACTTAAGTGGTACCCAATTGGTATTCGTAAATGGTTTTTATAACGAAGAACTTTCAAACACCGAAAACTTACCTGATGGCCTCTACTGCGGTTTAGCTAGTGAAAATAGTTCAGTATCTAAAGAGCTTGTTTTGTTGAACGAGAATGTTCGAACTGTTGAAGGTATTTGCAAGCAGAATGACGAGTACGATATTGCTGTAGTAAAGACTGATAACGACATAATCTTAGATGACCCGATTCATATTGTTCATATTGCTACTAATGACATAGACGAAAATAATTCACAAATAATTTCACACCCACGTACTATTATCGAATTGGGTGATAATTCTCACATCACCATCGTAGAAACTTATTGTGGTAATGAAAATAACACAATGACTGATGCTTGTACAACTATTCGTATTGGCGATAATACAAAGCTCGACCAAATTCGGATACAAAATGAATCGTCTAGTGCTACCCACATTGGTAATACAAGAATTGAACAAGGTAAAGATTCCCATGTAAAGATGGCTTCGATCACGAAGGGTGCAGATATTGCACGTAATGCAATTGACGCGCATCTCGATTCAGAAAATTCTGTTATTGAACTAACTGGTGTAAATATAACCTCGATCAAGCAAGTTCATGATACTGAAGTTACTGTAGATCACGCTTCTTCAAATTGTGCGAGCAATCAACACTTTGTGGGTGTTGTTGATGACCATGGCCATAGTTCTTTTAGTGGTGAAATTATTGTAGAACATGGAACTGTTGGTACCGATGCCCATCAAACAAATAAGAATCTTGTACTTGATGAACATGCGCAGGCTGACACTCGGCCATGGTTAAGAATTTATGCTGATGATGTGCAATGTACTCACGGCTCAACTGTGGGCCGCCTTGACGAGGAGTCACTTTTTTATCTTCGAAGTAGAGGAATTGAAAACGATAAAGCACGAACGATGCTAATAGAAGCTTTCATTGCGCAAATAACTGATGAAATTGAAAACGACAAAGTTCGAAGTCATGTAGCAACATTGACACAGCATCTACACCCATTTGTTCAACAAGAGATAAAAAGGAAAATAAATGAGTAACACAGAACCTATTAAACTAAGTAGAGATTGTATTGCCACAACCATTCCTTATGGTGAAAAAATTACACTTGATGCTGGTGCAATAGTAAAAATTGTTCAACAGCTTGGCGGTAGTTTTACTATCAGCACTGAGTATGGAAATTTGTTACGCATAGATGGTCATGATGCCGACGCACTTGGTCTCGAAGTAGCTAAATCAAGCGATGTTGATGATAGCGGGACTTTTGAAATGAGCAAAGTAACAGATGTTCTCGGTACCATTTATGACCCTGAGATTCCTGTCAGCATTGTTGAACTTGGTTTGATATATCGTTGTGACGAAATAATGGACGATGACGGAAAAAGAAAAATTGAAATAGATATGACTATGACTGCTGCAGGTTGCGGTATGGGTGATGTTTTGAGTGACGATGCAATTCGTTTAGTTGGTGCAATTCCAGGAGTTGACGAGGTTGAAGTCAATGTAGTCTGGGACCCACCTTGGGGTATGGACAAAATGTCTGATGCCGCAAAACTCCAACTCGGAATGCTTTAAAATACATTATCCTACTTATAAAGACTTGAGGCTATTACATAAACAATAAGTATTATGTAATAGCCTCAATATTTATGCTACTTTTTAACTGTCAACTACGATACAGCGCTTTTACTCCACATATTTACTGGCTCAGTTCCTAGCGCAGGAAACAATACATTGCTCTCTTTGTGTATATGTAAATGTATATCAGACTCAAGATCTGCCAATGCTTGGTAGCATGCAGCATAGGTTGCACATCCATCAGCAGGTGTTGAATAACCATTAGTTATTAAATTTAATTTTGCAAGCATATCGCCAACATTCTTATGTTCATCAGCAATTTCTTTAACTCGTGCAACGAATTCTTCAGTAGCGGCTTCTGTACTTTCTGAATTAGCTATTTCACGGACCTTTGGAAATAGCATTTCTTCCTCTGCTTTAAGGTGTGGTTCTAGGTCAGCTCGGATTGCTTCGTATAGACTTTCTACTTCAAGTAACTCTGGGTGTCGCTCACCGTGAACATCTGCAATTTTTTGTACTAATGCGCCTGTACGATCAAAATTATCCCATAAATATTTGTGATGAACTGACTCAATATTGTCCATTAATTCAACTGGGCTAAGCGATGCCCAATCTGCTGGCTCTTCATCGATCATTGCATCGGTTAATTCATCTGCAAGTTTTTGCGCATCGAGACCTTTAGAAGTGGCTGCGTCTTGTAATGTTCTTGCACCTTGACAACAATAATCGAGACCACGCTTTTCGAATTCTATAGCTAATGATGGGTTCTGAGTAACAATTTCTCCGAGTATCATCGATGGAACTATTGTGTTCGTGTTCGAGTTTGTGCTTGTAGTTGAATTCATTTTTATTTCACTTTCTTTATTATGTGTACACGATGTTGATAATGTGACTGGTTCAAGATTTATCATCTGGGTTTCACCAGAGTAAATTTCTGTACCATGTAAGCCGGCACTAATAGTTGCAGTGATAGATTCGAGTGCTCCATCGTCATAGTCAATCTCGATGCATGGTCCAGAAAATGATCCGTGTACAGATTGCACGCCTTCTAGCTGTGAGAGGTTTTCGAGCGTCTCGTTAAAACAACTTGGACAGTTAGCACCTTTGACACTAATTGATGATTGCATATCTCCTACTTTCTGACTTCTTAGATTCAGATTCAATATTCATGCTAGTCGATTATATATATTATTTCTAGTATTCAATAGAATTAATACTAGACGTGCTTTAAGCTTGAGTTTCGACGTGACAGCTCAACCTACAGGTTCCACGACGTGGATCATGCTCTGCTAACTCATCTACCACTAAACCATCAAGTGATTCAACAGCACCTTTTGCGAGCCCTAGGTGAAGTCCACATACGGTTTCTGGATCGACCAATGCTGTTGTTTCAAATGGACAAGTTCCAAATAGTATGTCAACCTTCTTGCCTCTACGTTTTGCAATTGGTTCGAAACCATGTCGAGTCATTGCTTTAACCAAACTCTCAACTGGGTCAGCATCTTTATCGACTTCACAAAGCATTTGCTTTGCAGAACGTCGTCCGACTTCAACTGGTGTATCACCACTTTTTATTATTTCAGAAAAAAGTAAAGTAAGTCTCTCGTATGGTCCAGTAACTCCCCATTTACTTTCGGCAGATGGATCAATTATGTAACATAAACGTGGTCTGCCGCGACCGGTTGATGGAACAGACGCTTCAGATACAAGATTTGCATCTACAAGTTTTGCTAAATGCTGACGTATTGCGTTGTGATGCAGACCTAAATGTTTTGTTAATTCAGCTACTTCGACAGGTCGTTTCGCATCGCTTATGTATCGAAATAGTTCGTGTCTAGTTCGATCTCCAAGTGCACGTGATTGGGTCAACAAATCATTCACGTTAAACCATCCAATCTCAGTATTTAAATTTTAGATATACTTCTATACGATACATCTAATACTTCAGTATTAATTCTAGCGTATAGTGTAATTATATGCTAGAACTGGTTAATTCGATATTGTTAATTATAATATCAAACTCAAAATCTACATCCGAAAATGATTTTCTTAGCATTCATTGAAAAGTGCCTCTTTATTGAGTTTAAATTTAAACCATGAAGACTTCGTCAATAAAAGAGTATTTTAGAAATTCTTTATAATGGTTCGTTTAACGCCGATCTTTTTATTATTAAGATTTAATAGATAAAATTTTATTGTGCCTATTTGATTTTTATAAACCAAGATCTGGATCATGAGGAGTTGAAAGAATGCCTGCTATTCCTGCATCAAAAGCACCTTGATCAAGTGTAATTTCAGTTGGATTACCTAAATCTAAACTTTCAACATCAACATTAATATAGCCTATTGCGCGAGCAGCTGCTATAAAGTCTTCGCGGGTAATATCGTTAACTAAAGCGGTACCAGTCGTAAGAAAGTCTCCCGCTGCTGAATCTCTCAATGCGCTCTCAAAATTTCTAGCAGTTGCCCAGTAACCAAATTCCACACCAGCAGTTTCTATCATCTGATCAAAAAGCCAAGCCGTATGATCAGCAAAATTTGGCGGTAAGCCAATTCCATCTTTAGCAAGCGAATACGTCACAGAACTAGCTAGTTGCACTTTGCTAGGTAGATCAAGGTCTATTAACAATAACCTTCTGTCCCAACCTGCATCTTGTGAGAGCACTTGCTTAAATTCATTTCTATAACCTGCAAATATAACTATGACGCCACTATTCAACAAATCATCAACTTGTTCAAAAACTACGTCAAGTGTACGTTTTCTAAAATTTGCAGAGCCATTAGAGCCTTTACCTTCATTGAATTTATGCGCTTCATCAACTAATAAAACACCGCCATTTTCCTTTAATTTTACTAAAGTGTCCTTTATTTCCTTTGCCATATGGTCAACAAATTGTTCAGTATCTTTTCCTGGTGAAAATACCACAAATTCATTTCCGCATATTCCCATAGCTGCAAACAGATGTTGAAGAATTTTTGCTGATTCAGTTTTACCAACACCTGGAGGTCCCAATAGTGCTATATGACGAGTCAGCTTGCCCTGCCTGGCAATCTGGCCTGATAGCATTTTTGCGAGCGCCCAAGCTGTTGGTAAAGCAGGATTTTGAAGGTTCTGATTTAAAACTCCACTTAATAAAGGAAATCTTTTTGCAGCATCAGGATGGATAAAGTACCTCTCATCTGAGACTGGATGATTAGGTGGTCTTGTTTCGTGATGAGATGGAACAGAATCAGGTTGCTCTGGTATGACAACATCAAGTTCATTATCGTCTATATTTGGCCATAACTTACTCGGATTCCATGAAGCAGTGATTACATTATCTTGATCGTCTAATTCTAACACTTCTTTACCGACTAGATAGTTAAGATATTGCCAAAGATATCTGTCTTCTCTCATAAATTTTAACATGCTAATTAATGATTGGGCAGAATCAGGAGTCGAAATATTTTCGAATAATCTATCCTCGATACCATTGCTTCTCCACATTCTATATGTTTTAACTAATGTACTACCGACTATCTGTTTATGCGCGTCATTAGGCTCTTCTGTGTCTTGATCGAAACAAAACTCCTTAACGTCGTCTAAAATTTCTTTGTACCCCTGATAAAAAAATGTGTGTTTAACTTCAGCATCTAGATCAACTAAAAATGACCCCAAAGTAAATAAATCGAAATTTGGTAAATCTTCACAGACGAACCTTACCCAGTGCTTTTCAAATTCAGCATCGGTTCTAGGTTGAGAAGCCAATCTTTGAAGTGCTTCGTCATACTCAATATCTGTATATTCCATTTCCTCGTTCCTTCGAGCTAGACCAGTAAAATTTATGATTTATGCTTGTATTTTATATCTTTGTCTTATTAAACGTCAATTCGAGAATTAGTTTAGACAGACACCAACTATTTTGAATGGACCTTCTGGTGACGATATATCTACTACAAGTTCTTTCATTAGTGCAATGACTTGATTTCGAACAAAGTCCATTCCCATGTCTTCTACAAGTTCAGATTGTTTTGCTGGTTGTAATGACATATATAGGGAATAGCTAGCCAGTATATATTGCGCAAGTATAGACATATTGCTAGCACATACGAAAGTTGACAGATGTAAAAGTTTTATACTACTATGGGCGTTATGACCAATACTTCCGGCCCTAATGCGCCTAACCCGCGTGGAAATACTCAAAATCAAGAACCAGGCCAACAACCTGGGATCGACACTTTAGAATTCTATGCCCTAACTCCATATGTAGACCAGATAAGAGCAATAATCCATGCTCTGAATCCAAAACAACCTGACACTGTAACCATTGATACTGCACACCGCACTTTAATATATTGCCAATCCATGGTGCTACGTGCATTTCCATTTGACCTCGAAACTCCTTACCAAAAAAATACTATGGGTTTCGAATCGTATAATAATGGTTTTAATTTATATTATGAACAAAGCAAAAGAGGTGGAACCTATGGAGAACGTTTGTCTAGCCAACGATTAATGGAAGCAGGATTTTGGCTTGAACATAGACAGGTACATGAAATTGCCGGTACAAAACTTTTGGATTTTAAAAGACATGACCCAAATATACAAAAAGGTTTTGATCGGGAATCAAATAGTCTAACCAACAATCCAGAAAATCCAATTGATGGTATGTGTCAACGTCATGGTAGATCAATGCAAGCTACTTTTGTTATGGACCGATTCGAAGCGCTTGCCCTTTATGTTTTACATAGTGCCCGCGAACGTGGAATCCCCGTGGAATTTAAAGGCACAAGTTATGACACTCAAATCTACAACGGATTTGCGCGCTATAAAGTAAATGGTGTACCCATGATGCTTGCCTCTCTTGGTAGTCGATTAGAAGATAGAATGACTTGTGTAGCTGCTATTAACAGCGAGTTGAGCAAAATTGATAGTTTTGATAAAAAAATGGGAATAATAAAACCTGATGACCGTGTTAGTGCTACACCTGGCCGTAACGGATATTCCCAGTTCGCCGAATTTAGTGATGGTTCACGGTCTAAAAATGTAGCAGCGGGAGTCGAAGCTATGCTTGATGCTATGTCGAAAGTTGTCCAACTCACACAAGTCGAACTCACTAAGCCAATAACAGATTCATTCTATCCTTAAACTGGCCACCAAAAACTAATCGGCATAAGTCCAGTCAGGCTGTTTGCGAGAATATGACCCATCATAAACTGCAACTCCATCTTCAAGATTAATCAATTTAGGGATCAACAATTCTCTCGGGTTTGGACATTTGCCTAGTTGTATATGCTCTGCAAATTCTTGTGGAAAGGCACGCATAATACTTCGCACCATTACTTGTTCTTCGACAGCTAAATAACAACGGTTTCCATCGGCAACATGATTCAACCAACCTTTGATTGCTTTAATGTCTTGCTCATCACCATTGCCCGTCTCAATCTTGTTTAGATGTTCGGTAATTGCACCTGAACCAATTTTGCACGGCGGACATTGGCCACATGATTCAATAGATAGAAATCTCGAAAAAATATTTGCGACATTTACCATACAAGTAGTGTCGTCATAAACAATAAATCCTGCAGACCCAAGGCCACTGCCGATTGCTTGAAAACTTTCATAGCTAATTGGGACATCAAGATCAGCAAATGTCACCACGGTATTAGCAACACCAGAAAATACTGCCTTTATGCTACGACCCTTTGCTAGTCCGCTACCAACAGCATTGATGACAGTGTTTAATGGTGCACCCATTTCCACTTCACCAACATCGGGTGCAAGAACATCTCCAATCACAGTTACAATAATTGTCCCAGGTGATTCTTTTGTACCCATCGAGCGAAACCAGTCGACACCATTAGTCAAAATGTGAGGGATGTTCGATAAGGTTTCAACATTATTTACCAAGGTAGGATTAGAACCGCCAGTCACAGAGTTATCAGAGCCATCGCCTGCCTCACTGTTTTGTGATTGCCAACCAGTTTGTGGTCCATCAGAAAATAACCCTTGTACATATGGCGGCAACCAACGTGGCAGTGGATCATTGCCTTCAATAACTTCAAGCATTGCTTTTTCTTCGCCATATAAATATTCGTCGGGACCAGCAACAATAGTTATTGAACAACTTCGACAAAGCTCTGCTGTCTGAAATTCTTTTACTGCGCGTGTGAGTATTTCAATCTCACGCTCAAAACTTTGCTTTAAACAAATGAATGCCTCAACAGCTCCTATCGCAAAAGCGGCTATGGCGACTCCTTCGACGAGTTGATAAGGGTTTGCACGAATTAGTGCTCGATCCTTAAATGTTCCCGGTTCTCCTTCTGCACCATTACAAACTAAATAACGTTGGCCACTATTCTGCTCGGCTATTCCAGCCCATTTTTTCCCAGTAGGAAAACCTCCACCACCGCGACCTCTTAATCCTGACTTCGCCACTTCCAGTATTGTAGCTTCACGACCAAGTTCGTGTGCACGAGCAATACCTTTGCCCCCTGTCAGAGATTTAAGATAAGCATCAATTGTTGTAATAGGTTCTGGTGGCAATAAGAAAGTAGTCATAGCTATATTCTCGCACATTGATTAGACCCGCATTGGATTTAATAATATTTATTAGAAACACAACTGGCAAACTTCTATATCATCATATTTAGAATTGTGCACTCAATGTTTTGCGTAATGTAGCTTGTTAAGAAATAAGTGTTGCTAACGCACTAAACAACTGTGTACAAAATTGTTCATGGTTTCTTGAAAGCCTTGCATCTCTGCATCAGAATAACTCTCATTATCCATAAACCCTGGATCTAAAGTTTTACAAGGAGAAAACTTTTGAAGAAAATGTTTATCCGCTCCTTTAATCAAACTACCAATCTCAACAAAATCATTAATGTCGAGTTGGCCTTTCATCACAGTAGTGCGAAATTCATAATCAATACCCGAACCCATTATTATATCAACGCTTCTTTCTATGGCTGAGGTATCAATTGGACGACCAGTAACTTCACTGTATCTATCTAATGGTGCTTTAATATCCATCGCAAAATAATCAACAAGATTATTTTCAATAACGTCCATCAACAATTGGGGATTAGTACCATTGCTATCTAGCTTTACGGCAAAACCCCTATGTTTAATCTCTCCTAAAAATTCTGACATATCTTTATGGATGCTAGGCTCGCCTCCACTGAGCACAATGCCATCAAGTTTACCAATACGATTATCTAAAAAATTGTATATCTCATCCATGTTTATAGCTGGTTCAAATAAATTCGGCAATACAAGTTCAGGATTATGACAATACCCACAGCGCATATTACATCCCGATGAAAAAAAGACGGCAGAAGTTTTCCCTGGAAAATCGACCAAAGAAAACTTCTGCATACCGCCTATAATCATGACTTAACTCTTTAATACTTCTTTGACAGAGTTAGCAGCACGAGAAGAACTTTGTTCGCAAGCTTTTAACGCGTTAGGTAATTTAGTATCAACACTGTAATGCTCTCTCATATCAAACTCTGCACGCTTGCCTTCATTCCATTGTGAGACGCTACGCAAATACCCAACGATTCGAGAATAAACTTCAGTTGGCTCTTTACAATCAGGGCAAATATGGACTTCACCTCTTAAATATCCATGGTTATGACAAATACTAAAACTAGGTGTCATTGTGAAGTATGGTAAACGATAATTTTCACAAATTGTTTTTACCATCGACTTTAAAGCCTGAGCATCACTAGCGCGCTCGCCCATAAAGAAATGAATTACGGTTCCGCCTGTATATTTAGTTTGTAACTCATCTTGAAGATCGAGCAGTTCAAATAAATC is part of the Acidimicrobiia bacterium genome and encodes:
- a CDS encoding anaerobic ribonucleoside-triphosphate reductase activating protein, with the translated sequence MIIGGMQKFSLVDFPGKTSAVFFSSGCNMRCGYCHNPELVLPNLFEPAINMDEIYNFLDNRIGKLDGIVLSGGEPSIHKDMSEFLGEIKHRGFAVKLDSNGTNPQLLMDVIENNLVDYFAMDIKAPLDRYSEVTGRPIDTSAIERSVDIIMGSGIDYEFRTTVMKGQLDINDFVEIGSLIKGADKHFLQKFSPCKTLDPGFMDNESYSDAEMQGFQETMNNFVHSCLVR